One Lycium barbarum isolate Lr01 chromosome 5, ASM1917538v2, whole genome shotgun sequence genomic window carries:
- the LOC132642112 gene encoding transcription factor bHLH120-like, producing the protein MDNNYLWEIFTNKQNISEDHADHHHQLLQIPNFQLNGVCQQDNQIHNQDLMSDPHHGSSSIITPQFQISSDPLYKSSAGSRSTSIIMPQFETSCDRLYKSSLVNISTSIIVPQNQTSNCDKSSVSRNTSIITPNQFQTNCDWLYKSLISSGSSNLDDDIKKGLRSGEPNKLRKRVVHRNVERHRRQEMASLVASLRSLIPFEFIKAKRSTSDHMQVAVNYIKQLQKNIEELDNRRKKIKQISLDDQNKSSTNYVHNNNNCVTVNKCEDGMEILINVNNSHKEEKFSLSKVLRWLLEEGLNVVSCVNSKQDEWTLIRIQCQVTDVSCMDVSSLEQKLAEILMLNLS; encoded by the exons ATGGACAATAATTATCTTTGGGAAATCTTCACTAATAAACAAAATATTAGTGAAGATCATGCAGATCATCATCACCAGCTACTTCAGATTCCTAATTTCCAACTAAATGGAGTTTGCCAACAAGATAATCAAATCCATAATCAAGATTTGATGAGTGATCCTCATCATGGTTCGTCCTCAATTATTACGCCTCAATTTCAAATAAGTTCTGATCCATTATATAAATCTTCAGCAGGCAGCAGAAGTACTTCAATTATTATGCCTCAGTTCGAAACAAGTTGTGATCGGTTATATAAATCTTCATTAGTCAACATAAGTACTTCAATTATTGTGCCTCAAAACCAAACAAGTAATTGTGATAAATCTTCGGTTAGCAGAAATACTTCAATCATTACGCCTAATCAATTCCAAACAAATTGTGATTGGCTATATAAATCTCTGATCAGCAGTGGAAGTAGCaatcttgatgatgatattaagaAGGGGCTAAGAAGTGGTGAACCAAATAAGCTCAGGAAAAGAGTTGTGCATAGAAATGTTGAAAGGCATAGAAGGCAAGAAATGGCAAGTCTTGTTGCTTCTCTAAGATCTCTAATTCCCTTTGAGTTCATCAAG GCTAAACGTTCAACATCAGATCACATGCAAGTAGCTGTGAATTATATAAAGCAACTTCAGAAGAATATAGAAGAGTTGGATAATAGAAGAAAAAAGATCAAGCAAATTTCATTGGATGATCAAAATAAAAGTTCAACAAATTATGTGCACAATAATAATAATTGTGTCACAGTGAACAAATGTGAAGATGGTATGGAGATTTTGATTAATGTCAATAATAGCCATAAAGAGGAGAAATTTTCTTTGTCCAAAGTGCTGAGATGGCTACTTGAAGAAGGACTAAATGTGGTTAGTTGTGTTAATTCCAAACAAGATGAATGGACTTTGATCAGGATCCAATGTCAG GTCACTGATGTTTCATGCATGGATGtatcttcacttgaacaaaagcTAGCTGAGATATTGATGCTTAATTTGTCTTAA